A stretch of the Bacteroidota bacterium genome encodes the following:
- a CDS encoding MFS transporter, producing MQAHAHFPLRLQLVYASGMTGWSILVNLIGVLLPYFYLPPDNAGWQPLLPQIMVLGVFSLLAVITSAGRLGDAVYDPLIGQWSDRSTHRRGRRIPFMMWSILPSVLTCVLVFTPPSDAASNANAWWLGISLVLFFVSSTTYIIPCNALLPELAHTPEARVRLSTLQQAGFTLGIVISAFSNNLAALLYDAFSLSSRREALQAAIAVLSVLAGIFLLLPVLFINERKYCTAQPAHQPLFKAIRSALSNASFRIYIVADFAYYMALYIITSGLLYYVTVLTGQPESFGVVLMASMVGVSLLFYPLINWLARRLGKKKLVLAAFAVLAAVCGSVYGLGHFPAAAKVQLFAFAALAAFPLAALGILPPAILADIARRDAELSGENREGLYFAVKYFVVKLGQTLGIAVFATLAVLGKDPGNDHGLRLTGVAGAILCILALLAFLRFREK from the coding sequence ATGCAGGCACATGCACATTTTCCGTTAAGGTTACAGCTGGTTTATGCATCGGGTATGACCGGGTGGAGTATTCTGGTTAATCTTATCGGTGTGCTGCTGCCTTATTTTTATTTACCTCCTGACAATGCAGGCTGGCAGCCGCTACTACCTCAGATAATGGTGCTGGGTGTATTCAGTTTGCTGGCGGTAATTACGTCGGCGGGGCGTTTGGGCGATGCGGTGTATGATCCGCTCATCGGGCAGTGGAGCGACCGCAGCACACACCGGCGCGGGCGGCGTATTCCGTTTATGATGTGGAGCATACTGCCTTCGGTGCTGACGTGTGTGCTGGTGTTTACACCGCCTTCCGATGCCGCTTCCAACGCCAATGCGTGGTGGCTGGGCATTTCGCTGGTGCTTTTTTTTGTATCGTCAACCACCTACATCATTCCCTGCAATGCGTTGCTGCCCGAACTGGCTCACACGCCCGAGGCACGGGTGCGGCTTTCGACGTTGCAGCAGGCGGGTTTTACGCTGGGCATTGTGATTTCGGCATTCAGCAACAACCTTGCGGCTTTGCTGTATGATGCATTTAGCCTGAGCAGCCGCCGCGAAGCCCTGCAGGCGGCCATTGCCGTGCTGAGTGTGCTGGCCGGAATTTTCCTGCTGCTGCCCGTGCTGTTTATTAACGAACGCAAATACTGCACCGCACAGCCTGCGCACCAGCCGTTGTTTAAGGCCATACGCTCGGCGCTGAGCAATGCTTCGTTCCGTATATATATTGTGGCCGATTTTGCCTACTACATGGCGCTGTACATAATTACAAGCGGACTGCTGTATTATGTAACCGTGCTTACCGGCCAGCCCGAGTCGTTTGGCGTGGTGCTCATGGCATCTATGGTGGGTGTATCGCTGCTGTTTTACCCGCTCATCAATTGGCTGGCGCGCAGGCTGGGTAAAAAGAAATTAGTGCTGGCGGCTTTTGCCGTGCTGGCAGCAGTGTGCGGCAGTGTGTACGGGCTGGGGCATTTTCCGGCAGCAGCCAAAGTACAGCTCTTTGCCTTTGCGGCTCTGGCGGCTTTTCCGCTTGCCGCGCTGGGCATTTTACCCCCCGCCATACTGGCCGATATTGCCCGCCGCGATGCCGAACTAAGCGGCGAAAACCGGGAAGGACTTTACTTTGCCGTAAAATACTTTGTGGTAAAACTCGGGCAAACGCTGGGCATTGCCGTGTTTGCCACGCTGGCCGTATTGGGTAAAGACCCCGGAAACGACCACGGACTAAGGCTTACCGGCGTGGCCGGCGCCATACTTTGCATTCTTGCCCTGCTGGCATTTTTACGCTTCCGCGAAAAATAA
- a CDS encoding DUF479 domain-containing protein, producing the protein MNFLAHFYLSANSEPLLVGNLIGDAVKGRSLAAFPEPVQQGIRMHRAIDYFTDTHPAVSKSKNRLRPHFNHYAGVITDVFYDHILATNWSDYSDEPLEAYTHRIYGLLERHWLLFPPRIQFMFPYMKQNNWLLGYAGIQGIHRALSGMAKRTAFVSHMEEAAKFLERDYSFYKQDFEIFFPSLVEHTRAFREEGL; encoded by the coding sequence GTGAATTTCCTCGCACACTTTTATCTTTCAGCCAACAGCGAACCTTTACTGGTAGGCAACCTCATCGGCGATGCCGTAAAAGGCCGCAGTCTGGCCGCCTTTCCCGAGCCTGTGCAGCAGGGAATACGCATGCACCGCGCCATCGACTATTTTACCGATACGCATCCGGCTGTTTCGAAAAGCAAAAACAGGCTGCGTCCGCATTTCAACCACTATGCCGGTGTAATTACCGATGTGTTTTACGACCACATCCTTGCCACCAACTGGAGCGATTACTCCGACGAGCCGCTTGAAGCTTACACCCACCGCATTTACGGTTTGCTTGAGCGGCACTGGCTGCTGTTTCCGCCACGCATTCAGTTTATGTTTCCCTACATGAAACAAAACAACTGGCTGCTCGGCTATGCCGGTATTCAGGGCATTCACCGCGCCCTCAGCGGTATGGCCAAACGCACGGCATTTGTGTCGCACATGGAAGAAGCCGCAAAATTTCTGGAGCGCGATTACAGTTTTTACAAACAGGATTTTGAAATTTTCTTTCCTTCGCTTGTTGAGCATACACGGGCATTTCGCGAAGAAGGTTTGTAG
- a CDS encoding TolC family protein, translated as MRKLLSSLCIALITPAVLMAQAATPAAGQPWNLQQCIEYALSHNIQVQQTRLNADLAQANLQQSKANVLPNLNATAAHSYQFGRTVDRFTNTFADGTVLSQNFFVSSNITLFAGGQNYNTIRQNQYAVQAGQAQVAQTQNDISLNVATAYLNVLFAEEQFAVAEDQVALTLTQVERLRKLVDAGASAKGPLLDLQAQLAQEELTRVNSGNNVTMAYLSLTQLMNLDSTEGFRILKPDLPMPSENIAANSPAQIYQTAMGTMPMIKKAQLDLRGAERGLKIAYGALSPRLSVQGSLGTGYSGLARDILSTSVSGSNAIGFTSTGDIVYVPQLSYETRVTPFMDQYRNNVNRVISFQLTVPIFNNLQTHTAITRARIQQENARLTLEQQEQQLRQQVDKAYTDAQAALQRVKASEAALGAAEEAFTYAQSRFEAGAIQAIDYGTAKNRVTRAKADLLQARFDYILKLKVLDFYQGKPLTF; from the coding sequence ATGCGCAAACTGCTTTCTTCACTGTGTATCGCGCTGATAACTCCGGCCGTGCTTATGGCACAGGCAGCCACTCCGGCAGCCGGCCAGCCCTGGAATCTTCAACAATGCATTGAATACGCACTGAGCCACAACATACAGGTGCAGCAAACGCGCCTCAATGCCGATCTGGCGCAGGCCAATTTGCAGCAAAGCAAGGCCAATGTGCTGCCCAACCTCAATGCCACGGCCGCGCACAGCTACCAGTTTGGCCGCACGGTTGACCGCTTTACCAACACGTTTGCCGATGGTACCGTGCTTTCGCAAAACTTTTTTGTGAGCAGCAACATTACACTCTTTGCCGGCGGACAGAACTACAACACCATACGCCAGAACCAGTATGCTGTGCAGGCGGGACAGGCGCAGGTGGCACAAACGCAAAACGACATAAGCCTGAACGTAGCTACGGCCTACCTCAATGTGCTTTTTGCCGAAGAGCAGTTTGCCGTGGCCGAAGACCAGGTGGCACTTACACTTACTCAGGTTGAACGACTACGCAAATTAGTGGATGCCGGAGCTAGCGCAAAAGGTCCGTTGCTTGATCTGCAGGCGCAACTTGCGCAGGAAGAACTCACCCGCGTAAATTCGGGCAATAATGTAACGATGGCCTACCTCAGCCTCACCCAGCTCATGAACCTTGACAGCACCGAAGGCTTTCGCATTCTGAAGCCCGACCTGCCGATGCCTTCGGAAAACATTGCAGCCAATTCGCCCGCTCAAATTTACCAGACTGCCATGGGCACCATGCCCATGATTAAGAAAGCACAACTTGACCTGCGCGGCGCCGAGCGCGGACTGAAAATTGCTTATGGCGCGCTGAGTCCGCGTTTAAGTGTGCAGGGCTCGCTCGGAACGGGTTATTCGGGGCTGGCCCGTGATATTTTGAGCACCTCCGTATCGGGCAGCAACGCCATCGGATTTACATCAACCGGCGATATTGTATATGTGCCGCAGCTGAGCTACGAAACGCGTGTAACACCGTTTATGGATCAGTACCGGAACAACGTAAACCGCGTAATCAGTTTCCAGCTTACGGTGCCCATTTTCAACAACCTGCAAACGCACACCGCCATTACACGCGCCCGCATACAGCAGGAAAATGCGCGACTCACACTCGAACAGCAGGAGCAGCAGCTGCGCCAGCAGGTTGACAAAGCCTACACCGATGCGCAGGCTGCGCTGCAACGTGTAAAAGCATCAGAAGCCGCGCTGGGTGCTGCCGAAGAAGCATTCACCTATGCGCAGAGCCGCTTTGAAGCCGGCGCCATCCAGGCCATTGATTACGGCACGGCAAAAAACCGTGTGACACGTGCAAAAGCCGATTTGCTGCAGGCCCGTTTCGATTATATTCTCAAACTTAAAGTCCTCGATTTTTACCAGGGCAAACCACTTACCTTCTGA